TGCCGAAGGGAAAACGAAAACGCTCTGCGTTGTCGAGCTGCGCAACATACCGTTTGCGCAACAGTGGCAGCTGATAAAACTTATCGGAAACGGATTAAAAGATTTTGAAGGTGCCGCTTTTGACTCCAGAGGCAACGGGCAGATGATCGCCGAATATGCCGCGCAGGAATGGCCGGGCTATGTGTATCAGGTGATGTTGAGCCGTAAGTGGTATGCCGAGAATTTCCCACACCTTAAAAGCGCACTTGAAGATAAAAACACGACCGTGCCGAACGACCTTTTTATTCGCGACGATTTTAAGGTCGTCAAGGTGGTACAAGGGGTACCGCTCATCACCGAACGCACTGGAGGCGGGAGAACGAAGCGGCACGGAGACGCCTGCATTGCCAAAGTAATGGCAAAGTATGCGGAACTGCAGAGCTACGAAGCGAACTATCAGCCGTATGCCTACGAAGCGGTAAAGACAATGGCAAAAATTGGCGCTAAAGGAGTTGACCCATGGAACGGTTGGGACGATTAAAAGAAGCGGATACAACGAAAAAAGAACAGATACATAAAAAAGAGCTTACCGAACAGCGTGCGACACCCGTGGCGAACTCAAACCGCGATCTATGGTCGGGAGGCCTTGTCGCGGGTCTTACTCCGGAGCGGCTTGCCGTCATTTTGAATCGGGTACGGCGCGGAGAGGTACCCGCCGAGTATTTGGAGATCGCCGGAGAGCTTGAAGAGCGGGACGCGCATTATCGCTCGGTTCTCTCGACGCGTAAGCACGCGGTCGAAGGACTGGAGCTGTATGTACAGGCAGGAGGCGACGATAAAGAAGCGCTTACCGTTGCGGAAGCGGTAAATGAAGATATCATCAGCCATGCCGACAGCATGGATTTGATAAAGAATGCGCTCGACGCATTGGGCAAGGGATTTTCCGTCAATGAAATCATCTGGAATACCGAAAGCGCACGATGGAAACCCGAAACGTTTATCTATCGCGATCCGCGCTGGTTTGCTTACGACAAGACAACGGGTGTGCTCTCGCTCCGCGATGTGTACGGGATGGAGCTGCACGCGCTGGAGCCGTACAAGTTTATCATACACGAGCCGAACCTGTTGAGCGGCAAGCAGATCACGAGCGGATTGAGTTTTACCGCGCTCTTTTATTGGCTCGTAAAAACCTACGACGTAACAAGCTGGGCGGCGTTTGCAGACCGCTTCGGCTACCCGGTGCGGTTGGGTAAGTACGGCAGAAAGGCTACAAAAGAGGATATCGCGACGCTGAAACGAGCGGTTGCCGCTATCGGCAGCGACGTCGGTGCGGTAATCCCCGACGCTATGGCGATCGATATCATCGAAAGCAAGACGACGGCGGAAAACTCCGAAGTTTACGAAAAGATTGCCGAATGGGCAGACAAGCAGCTGTCGAAGCTTGTGCTCGGACAGACCGCGAGTGCCGAAGGTACGCCCGGAAAACTCGGTGACAGCCAAGACCAGCAGGCAGTCAGGCAAGATATTTTGAAAGCCGACGTGCGCCAGCTTGAGCAGACGCTGAACCGCGATCTTGTTATTCCGTATGTAAATTTCAATTTCGGAAAACAGGAGAGATATCCGAAGCTCAGGATAAAATACGTCGAACCGAAAAACGTGCAGCTCATCGTCGATTCGGTTACAAAGCTTGTGCCGCTGGGCTTTCGGGTAAAGGCGCAGGAGATGCACGCACTTTTGGGATTGTCGTCGCCTGAAAAAGACGATGAGGTTTTAACCGCTCCGGCCGCATACGAGCCGATGATGAACGCACAGAACGCAGGGCGCATTGCACTGAATGCAAGCGATGTTACACAAAGCGAAAGCGATGAAACAGTGAACGACAAGACACCGGACGGCTTTATCGAAATTACCGACGATATTGCGGCAGTCCTTGAGAAGGCGGCGGATAAAGCGACAGATTTTAAGAGCTTTGAAGCCCAGCTTGAAAAGTTGGTAAGCGGCTGGGATGCCGAAAAGATTGCCCGTACGATGG
This Treponema socranskii subsp. buccale DNA region includes the following protein-coding sequences:
- a CDS encoding DUF935 domain-containing protein, with product MERLGRLKEADTTKKEQIHKKELTEQRATPVANSNRDLWSGGLVAGLTPERLAVILNRVRRGEVPAEYLEIAGELEERDAHYRSVLSTRKHAVEGLELYVQAGGDDKEALTVAEAVNEDIISHADSMDLIKNALDALGKGFSVNEIIWNTESARWKPETFIYRDPRWFAYDKTTGVLSLRDVYGMELHALEPYKFIIHEPNLLSGKQITSGLSFTALFYWLVKTYDVTSWAAFADRFGYPVRLGKYGRKATKEDIATLKRAVAAIGSDVGAVIPDAMAIDIIESKTTAENSEVYEKIAEWADKQLSKLVLGQTASAEGTPGKLGDSQDQQAVRQDILKADVRQLEQTLNRDLVIPYVNFNFGKQERYPKLRIKYVEPKNVQLIVDSVTKLVPLGFRVKAQEMHALLGLSSPEKDDEVLTAPAAYEPMMNAQNAGRIALNASDVTQSESDETVNDKTPDGFIEITDDIAAVLEKAADKATDFKSFEAQLEKLVSGWDAEKIARTMAIAFFKARAEGDANFAEEE